Sequence from the Zeugodacus cucurbitae isolate PBARC_wt_2022May chromosome 5, idZeuCucr1.2, whole genome shotgun sequence genome:
ctgttccgatatgttcactagtgcttactttatatattgtaaagatcgtcttcaaagtatATAGGTAGTATATAGGTATATAGGAAgtgttttcacaacatatcattgggatgcaaggaaaatattacaaaacgtATTTCATCGAgtttgtttttgacccataagtgggcggaaccacggcAGTGCCCGGTccggcagacatccggatttgaactttactcgtcaccctgatcatttttatgtatataaccctaaatctaactcgtttagttttaggacttacaaccaaccgttatgtgaacataatactctctaagcaacttttgttgcgagagtataaaaatagttgcaTTCTTTCTGCCTTCACCTTGTTACCGTCACATATTATTGATGACGATAAAGTtcccaaaattattatttgaagtaTTAGTCGGTAGGTGGCGCAACTGtcattaatttccaaaaaatgtatACCTAAAAGCGAATAACTTctcgaaaacaaattttgagtacCCTTTTCTATGACTTATTGAATTATTGGTTAGGGTTGCCACAAACATTTTTAGGTTGCAACTTGtagaacaataattttttatacacttttttaagctataactaagccgaaaaaaatttaaattagagttgtcatttgaaaataacatttatttatttatttaaaaaataacatttattaatGAAGACAAATTAGTTGAATAGGCAAAGAAACCAAACCAGGAACCTAACGAAGGTGTAAATgacctttatttatttaaaaacacttTCTGAATACACTTTATACAATTGGGTTGCCACTTAGTTCATGAAttcaaaaatttggtattttagtcaattttatttttattttttgaagcatTTTCTTCAATGATTTTAATCATTGAAATTCCTATTCAATAATTTaagtattgtaaaattcaatgaAAGAAGCCAAATTCTTTCGACCAATTGAATAAACCACATATGAATAAAATGCCTCTCGCATATTAAATCCAAAAGTAAGTttaaccacatacatatatgtatgtatgcacagaAGACGCacgtgtttttattttcaactaggaaatcgattatatatactcgtacatacatatatatgtacatacatgtcaGTGCCTTTGGGTGATCTTTGTGTTTAACTAAGACTATGGGCTGCTAAGCGGCAACGTGACTCTTTTATTGATTTCTCAGTTTCACTTGAGGTCGTCACGTGACTACAAATATGGCAACGATAGGTTGGTccttaaatatatgaaaaatgtttgaatcCTCAACTTTACGTAGTAATAGAATATATTAAGTCGAGTTAGACTAAAGTCAAGATTTGAAGACCtggaaaaaatactttatatctATTCGAACGTATTTGACCCACCCAAGAGTATGATTTAAGACAGAATACATCAGCCAGAATTAATTAGATTAATACATAGTGCACTCATTCACCAAATCGGCTCTCCTCTATGGAAGAGCAATATTGTACTATTCAAGAAATCttccataaataatttttcgcatattttaccCCTTTGTTTATACTAAAAAATTCGATTATTTCTGTATGCAATAaactaaatcaaataaaatattattaaatactcAGCTGCttataaacataatttatttccaaattttcgCATACATTTGCTCTAATTAAGACAAATGTTGCCAGGCAAACGCATTTATCATGCAAACAATTAAAATCGATGACGTTGTTGGCGAATTTTCAGATTTCCGTTCTCGCCATCATTAGTTTTCGTAAACATTACTATAAATACGCTATAAATTTCGAAGATGAGATAATTTACAAACATTCTAGATATTTTTCGAACTAATAATCTAATAATATTCAGCCAAAAAATAGACTTTGGACTCaacatattgaaaaatattttttttttgctgttctaCTAAATATTCCATTGTCTGACagaagaattaaatttttatttaaaaaaatcgatgatTTCTTTGGACTATCAAATATCGATAGTGTTTTGAGATCCTGAGATTGTCAGCTCTCTAGATCAACTTATCACAATGGGCCTttcaaaggcctaggtgcgtcgtttgactgccacttaacctaacctatatcaacttcatttttgttttgtggattATTTCATCcataaaagatatttttaaatgctcaaattttatttgatatcaTTTCTAATAACAAGCCAAAGCTGAACTATAAATCTTGTGATCAAAAAGGTTTCATATCGTGCCAAGTTTTCATaccaaaaataactaaaaaaaaccatttaaatcttctaaaaaatattttaatgctgCCAAACTGTGTGTTTGCGACTAAAATTTATTCCTCTCATGTGAATAAAAGCGGAaagtacatataaacaaatgctTTGTCCTAATTATCACTTTATTGCCGCCGCAGACTAACTGCAATGCACATTAAAGATCAATAAAAAGAtttgaaacacaaaatcaaCGAAAACCTCAAAACCGAACACAAACCTATAAACGAAAATAGCAGCAATGATATCCTTACATATGAGTTAGTCAAATCCACCgtttcataagttcataaaaatttGATGCACAAAGCAGAAACAAACGACGGCAGCACACATCAGCTTTGTTTGCTCAAATAATCGAGTAATCCATCAAATTCGCGGAAAATCATTCAAAAACACAATGGACTCTTTAGCGTGAGCGCCCACCGCCTACCTTCCGTCGCAGCGCAAACAGCTGTCTACTTTGCTTTAAACAAGCTGTCCGCTAGCGGTGCGAGATAAATAACAGAACAACAGCGCGAGATTATGCAAGAAAGAAGAATTTAAGGGAATTCTTGGATGCAttattgtcttttattttttttttctaagaaaCTTTGTAGTTCACAACGGTAAATAAGAGACTGAAAATAGCACCCGAAGCTGTCTACTCTGAATACCTTTAATAGTTCTACTCTAGACAATTATTCTtatcattgtttttatttttctctcatGTCAGGTCTTCCGTCAACTGGAACGTCCTGCTGAATTGGAACGTTTGCAGTATTTGAAGGGTGTTGTAAAGACACATCGCGAAAAATTCATCACGACCATATTAAATAATACAGATGTGTTAAATTTTAACGAATTAGTAGCGAAGGAGTTAGCAAAATATGAGGTGGTGAGTACAGTACTTAATATAATCTAATTTATGAAAAGTACGGAAATGCTAAACTATAaagcatatattattattattcagcaattttataataaaatccgCAAAAAAAATCTTGTGCGTAGGCCGGGAATCGAACCCGGATCAACTGCTTGGAAGGCAACTATGCTGACCATTACACCACCAACGCCACATAGGCTTTAGCTGCTGCTTCAAAATGCATACTCTCGAAGTCTCACTTTAATTCACGCACTTGTAGTTTAATCCAAGCACTACATGATTGTGtaactcatttaattttatttttattttgagataAGAGCGCATGCCAATGACCTCTTTATGTCGTATGACAGCAGTGTGTTGCTTTCAAGTGTCACAATATTCTAAagttttatactaaatatatacatatttatttatgtaaatatataatatatacatgtagcacagagagtatcatagtttttttcacctaaaactagacgagttagatataagattGTATAtaccagggtgacgagtagagttgaaatatGATTGTCAGTCCGTCTGTTTGAAATTTAcattattccttggcaccatgagaggGTTTGTTTTTCAGATGGGCGAAATTAGACCGAAATCGGGTCACGCCCTCAAAATGGCTTTAAAGTGCTATAAGTAAGccgtaaatgaaaaaaaattatacagaggatcacactaagcatatttgaatgattttttttggaaaagtgggcctCTATATATATCATGaactactaaagttataccTACTAAACTTTTGGTAGTCATTTTCTTTAtatcggtttataaccacgcctacctcccattcAATGGTAATGTTGAGTtctttaactcactaacgaaaaaggcAGAAAATAGCTTCACTCatattaaaaatggaaaatgggcgtggcgtcgcccacttatggattaaaaacattatatcagaaactactcgaccattttcaacgaaattaggttcaaaacattttttttgattCCAAtggtatagtttgaaaatggccgaaatcggttcacaaccacgacactTTTCCTTGTACCACAATAAAGAAGTCATTCTAATTCGttcaccagtgaagatatcggaaaaaaactttgcataaataatgtATTTCTAGTGTGGCAACGCCGTCAAAATGTCgccgaaaacggactataactattcaaggcTCCTCAGTGCTTGtgtaattttttactgaaaatgtttgtaaatctctcagatatccgAATGAAATGTGGATGGAGATgtgtttcttttaatattgtgactctgtgccaaaaatgagcaTATTTCCTCTAGCCGCCATAAACCCGAtaaacggattttcaaacttccgatggactttatatcgtatatatcaggaaatatatgagatatcttaacaagaATAAGTAaacatatagtcttggatataatgtatataccatatatataatacaaataataattttcgttattctattggactttacaTCGAGTATACGTGACGAaatgtgcgttatcttaataaaattaaaaaatatattgcgagagtatatgttcggttgcacccgaacttagctctgcCTTACTTATTTTCTGAGTATTTAACCCGCTTTGAAGGATACTTTGGAGAATAACCTTATAGTCTATCTAAACGATGTCCAgagttcaaaaacaaaatattatagggAATTTACTGAGGAATTAGGGATCTCAAGTTACAACTGACAttataatgaataaaagaaataagGTAGCATTAAGCGAATGACTTTTAAGGAGTTAGTTCAGTTCAGAACccttaaaaattcttaatttgaacaattagctgtggaaaacataaaaagttataaaatttctcTTTGCCAGatttcattaaatatgaatttaagtgaataaaaatatttttgttgacatTGTGATGCAAAATGGCGACTAGAGGACCAACTTTTAAAAGCAACAGTGATTTTAGAAATGCTACAACAataaaacgaattaaataaatatttttcctaatattttacaaatttaataatcctttaagccaaaaaaaaatcgatttttgaaaatcccagactgacctaaccccttaagcccATTAATATAATACTTCAATGTTCCTATAGGAAATAACAAAAAcgtttaatttatgtaaattgcgGCAAACAAGACAAAGCCATTAAGTGTAGCATGTCAACCAAAATTTACCTATCAAACTCACCCATCACACATACAATATCCTTATCCccttatgtataaataataataataataataacatcatCTCATTAccccacacacacatgcaggcCGTGCAGGAAGCCGCCGAGGGTGGTCTACTCATTCAGGCCGATAAAGACTTTCCAGAGCCCTATGAGCGCTGGAGCATTTTACAAGCTGTGTTCTTCTCATCGACTGTGTTAACGACAATAGGTAAGTGCCCAAAGCAACAGTGcaagacacacatacaaacatataaagacGCTATGAGCAACAGTTCATACTGTGCTTGAAAGCCacagaaaaacaaaagcaatttcaaatattatttttgcatgaaGATGTTCGGCagcaatataaacaaaaacacaagtGAATAATAAACACATGCACATTATAAACGGGGGAAGAAAGGAGTAAGTCAAGCTGTGAAGCAGAAAAACTTTTACTTTCCATCCTTTCGGCATCCTTTTTGCATACTGTGTGGAAAAATGTTGTTGCTTTCTTCCTGCCGGCCACCAaatgtatatttactttatttttaccgttatttttaggTTATGGCAACATAGTGCCCGTAACGACAGGCGGACGTGCGTTCTGCATTTGCTTCGCGCTGATCGGCATTCCATTTACGCTCACCGTCATCGCAGATTGGGGTCGGCTCTTCGCGACGGCCGTCTCAGTGCTGGGCAAATATATGCCAAGTAAGTAGTGCAACAGCACCAACTTCTCGAAAATGCACATTTCCGTACAGGTATATACAGCTGTGGTCAATATAATAAGTACAGACGAAtgcaattttgaattaattcgATTTTGACGATATTCTCGATATTGTCATTGAAAGTTTACCAAATATTAGACCCCTGCATTTATTGTTCCGAAATTACGGATACATTTTCCTCAATGTTGCATTTCGCCAACATAGATCCCCAGCATACATCGTTGGTCATCGAGTCATTATAATCATCTCGGTAGATTCTGACTCGAACGTTACttcaaaatcttattttattcaataGATCTAGCCATATCCAAAAAGACTTCTCCCAGGCATTGCTGATAGTGAAGTGTGATCCATTTCCAGGTTTCCTACTTTTCTAAAAAACATtctttggaatttattttttaaagattatctctatCAAATGTTGGGGGCGGCTACGTTTCAGATGattcatccgttgagtccaattttcaataactcgttcgagcatttcgactggtaactggggAATGCCAcgtgtgatgttttgctccaaggacTGAATCGAAGTGGGTTTgaccgcatagactttagactttatatATCTCCAagggaaaaagtctaacggtgtgatatcacacgatgtTGGTAGCCAATCGATCAgcccaaaaagtgaaattagcTGCTCACCGAAATGTTCGCTCGTGTTGATTGACGCGAGGTGTGTGatgtggcgccgtcttgttgaaaccaagaCCCAGCTCACGAGCTGCAATTTcagacatcaaatagtcggttattgatgattccaccggcctacaaaccacaccaaaccgttgtttttctggatgaaatgccAGTTCTTGAATCTCTTTTGCTTTGGGTTGAtattcgtcccaaatgcggaaATTTAGTTTATCTAAATTAAGCCAAAAATGGGTCTAaccgctgaacagaatttggctcgaaaacgtcggatcttcttggaacttcacaagagcccatagagcgaggCGATGTAGCTTGGGAAGGTCGagcggctgctatattttcttcactgcgtgctggacgtggcCTATTCGGTCCAATAATAAATGCTGGAACTGTAGCTCATTCATCATTCAgtcttaaacattttttgagaACTTCGTTTTGTCTGCCTTCTTATTTGGACCATATGTGTGTGCAAATATAAATGCACATCGCTGAAGACATTACTTATTCACGCATCCTTTGTATTccacttatattttattttcatctttTTCGCAGAAGTACCGAACTTTACGAATTTCATTGGCAAAACATGGTTCTACGCCGTTTTGGCCGTTTGCTTTCTGGGCGTCTACTTGGCTGCGGGCGCttggttgttgctgctgtgggaGGATGACTGGACATTCTTTGACGGATTCTACTTTTGCTTCATCACAATGACAACCATTGGCTTTGGCGATCTGGTGCCGAGTATGTAGAGCTTTCACTTCTTACTCTCCCCTCTCTCATCCACTCGCTTTCTCATTATTATCTCTATTTTCTTTTCTCGTTCATTGCAGAAAAACCAAATTACATGCTGCTCTGCACTTTATACATTCTCATCGGTCTGGCGCTAACTTCCACCATTATCGAGCTGGTGCGTCGACAATATGCCACCAGTTGGGCGAAGCTGCAAGTGAGTGTTGCATGCTGTGTAACGGTTATTATTAGCTGCATGGCAATAAATTCTCGACGCGTTTGGGCTAAATCAATTATGAAACTTTTGTAACACTTCTTATTCTTTCTACGCttctttgttgtttgttgtcttTACGCGCTCGTTTTTctcattcgtttttttttcatctgcttttttgtttttctttttttcttcactTCTTT
This genomic interval carries:
- the LOC105210013 gene encoding TWiK family of potassium channels protein 7 isoform X1; translation: MKNRKNIGDSSDEDSVELLDKLKHVHVESEATSHVLCYKEKTCWESMQWKSALNHIILFASLSIYCGVGGLVFRQLERPAELERLQYLKGVVKTHREKFITTILNNTDVLNFNELVAKELAKYEVAVQEAAEGGLLIQADKDFPEPYERWSILQAVFFSSTVLTTIGYGNIVPVTTGGRAFCICFALIGIPFTLTVIADWGRLFATAVSVLGKYMPKVPNFTNFIGKTWFYAVLAVCFLGVYLAAGAWLLLLWEDDWTFFDGFYFCFITMTTIGFGDLVPKKPNYMLLCTLYILIGLALTSTIIELVRRQYATSWAKLQELSGPMAETLRRLGETAGYGLDYMALQKVLTVSMPKWNTGTKKDNADIAALEAITNALLKEVKEAQENKPKVLKIVIYETSV
- the LOC105210013 gene encoding TWiK family of potassium channels protein 7 isoform X2; this translates as MAGFDAGDEANTELLEKLKHLDVRAKTEERTNCWKGCWKSSKWKSALNHIGLLVSLSIYCGVGGLVFRQLERPAELERLQYLKGVVKTHREKFITTILNNTDVLNFNELVAKELAKYEVAVQEAAEGGLLIQADKDFPEPYERWSILQAVFFSSTVLTTIGYGNIVPVTTGGRAFCICFALIGIPFTLTVIADWGRLFATAVSVLGKYMPKVPNFTNFIGKTWFYAVLAVCFLGVYLAAGAWLLLLWEDDWTFFDGFYFCFITMTTIGFGDLVPKKPNYMLLCTLYILIGLALTSTIIELVRRQYATSWAKLQELSGPMAETLRRLGETAGYGLDYMALQKVLTVSMPKWNTGTKKDNADIAALEAITNALLKEVKEAQENKPKVLKIVIYETSV